The window AGTGTTAATTTTGTGACCTGCCATGATGGGTTTACACTTAATGACCTTGTTTCTTACAACTACAAGCACAATGAAGAAAATGGGGAAAATAACAGGGATGGAATTGAGGATAACCTGAGCTGGAACTGCGGGGTTGAAGGAGAATCCGAAGCCCCGGAGATCGAGACCTTGCGGGAACAGCAGATCAAAAATTTTGCCGCTATCCTGTTGCTGTCTGTAGGGGTCCCGATGATTTGCATGGGGGATGAAGTCCGACGCACTCAGAAAGGCAACAACAACGCGTACTGCCAGGACAATGAGACTGGCTGGTTTGACTGGAACCTCGTAGAAAGAAATCGCGAGATGTTCCGCTTCTGGAAATTGATGATCGGGTTCCGGAAACGCCACACCACTATCCTTCGCCCCCGTTACTTTACGGGTAAGGAAAACGAGCGCGGGCTAAAAGATATTTCCTGGCATGGCTGCAAGCTCTACAGTCCGGGCTGGGACGACCCTTATGCAAGAGCCCTTTCTTTTACTATGGGAGAGCCCGGAGACGAAGAAGATATCCATGTTATGATGAACATGTACTGGGAACCCCTGGAGTTCGAGATTCCAGAGCTCAGAGAGAGGAGCTGGTACCGGGCAGTAGACACCTTCCTGCCTTCTCCACAGGATATTTCCGGAGCCGGGGAAGAAGTCCGGGTTAATGGGAACAACTACTTTGTGCAGGGAAGGAGTGTGGTTGTGCTGATTTCAAAGTGACCCTCTGAAAAAGCAGCTTACAGCGCAAAAGTCCGGATATTCGAAAAAAGTGGAATCGAAAAAAATGGAATCTTTAGAGTTAGCGTGAACTATCTATCTTTAGATAGTGTGAACTATCTATCTTTAGATAGTGTGAACTATCTTCTTTAGATTAGCGTGAACTATCTATCTTTAAAGTTAGCGTGTACTATCTTCTTTAGATTAGCGTGAACTATCTATTGAGTTCTTGTAAGCCTCTATAACATCCTGGACTGACTCAAAGATATGGTCTTTGCCAATCATTCCGGTTATGCCATCTCTATCCAGCTCATTCATCACAGGCGGGACTACTTCACTTAATACAAGAGTAATACCCAGTTTTTGCAGCTGGGTATATACCTTTTTGAGGGCCTCTACAGCGGTGAAATCGATATCTCCAATGTTCGTTGCAGAAATGCAAAACCATTTAAGAGATATATTTTTTTTGGCAAGTTCTATAATCTCTTCCGTGAAGCGATTTTCGTTAGCAAAGTAGAGGTTTGAGCCAAAACGGTAGATCAACAAGCCTTCAACAGCTTGCTGCCCTTTTTCGAGTGGAATAGTCCTCATGGTACCTCCGCCTTTTGGAACAAGCAGCAGGTTAAGAGGTCGATAACTGTGGCGCAGGTGAGCGATGATCGAGAGTACAACAGCTATTACAATTCCCTGCTCGACGCCTATAACCACGACCGTCATAGCTGTTATCAGGGCGACCGCGAACTCGACAGGTCGCTGTTTGTGAAGAGCGGTCATCCCTTCGATGTCGATAAGACGCAAACCAATGAGGAATACCATCGATGAAAGTACAGCTCTGGGCAAATAGGCAAATGGTCTGGTAAAGAATAACAGGACCATCAGAACAGTTAAGACCGTTGTGAGCTGGGTAAGCTGGGTACGCCCTCCGGCACTTTTGACCATTTCGGTCTTTGTTGGACTGCCGTTGACCACAAAAGTGCCTGAAATCCCGGCTACTGCATTAGCAAGGCTCAATCCAATGAGATCTACATTTTCATTAAAAGTGTCGGAAAACTTCATAGCATAAGCCCGAGACGTTGCAGCACTCTGGGCAAGGATGACAATAAAACAGGCCACTGAGAGGTCGAGTATTTTTGGGACATCAGAGAGTGGAACCTGAGGAAAAGAAAGATGTGGCAAACCTCCTGGAAATGTGCCAAGGATGGTAACCCCGTAAGAAGAAAGGTCTAATACCCAGCTTGCAGCAATTGCACCAAAGATCGCTAACAGTGCACTGGGAAATTTGTTGCCGATTCTTCCGCTAAGAACAATAATCCCGATTACAGATAACGAGACCAGGAATGTGGGAAGATTTATGAGAGCCAGGTCCGGGAAAAAAGATGCGGTCTGCATAGGTGTTCCATATGCCCCTTGAGGTATCCCGAAAATCCCGCTAAGCTGTGAGATAGAGATACGGATCCCGACCCCGGTGAGAAATCCTATCAGAACCGTGTGAGAGAGGAAGTCAGCGAGAAAACCCAGTTGTAGTATGCCTGCAAGGAGAAGCAAGATTGCTGCGAGTAGAGCGATCATGCTCGCGTATGCAATATATTGGGGGGATTCAGGCAGAGCCATGGTCCCCAACCCACTCGCTATAATCGCCGCAGTTGCGGAATCGGCACCAACGACAAGATGCCGGGATGAACCGAAAATGGCAAAGACCAGCATTGGAAGCAGGATTGTGTAGACTCCGGTAACTAAAGGCATGCCCGCAATCCTGGTGTATCCCATAACCTCGGGGATGGCAAATGCTGCGAATGTTATCCCTGCAACGATCTCCAGGGGTATCTGTTTAACGTTAAGGGGTAATATTCCCTGGAAGAGGGATAAGTGAAAGGATCGGCGGGGATTTTTTGCAGGGTTCATATTCACTCTAATGTCTTCATAAAAAGGAAATTCTAGATTCATCTATTGATTTTCAATCAGAATTCGTCTATTGATTTTAATTTTATTCCTTCAACAAACTTCTGGTCATTTCACGAAAAAATAAGGCAGGATGCTTTTGACTTTAGTTATGAGAGGAATGCCGTCAATTTTCTGGCATTCCTTTCATGTTTGGATTTCTCCACTCTGCTTTGGAAACGAGTTTCCTCCGCAGGTAACGTACTTTCGTATCTCCTCTCGCCAATGTTGGATATGCTTGTTATGTGTAACACACCGCCCCTACCTCTCAGGACTTTTAATGCTACACGATAGAGCTGCAAACTGAGGAAGCATTCGCAGGTATCATGACATTTCCAACGTAGTCAATTAAGACTCAGGCTGGTCAACCGGGGCACTATTACATGCCTGCCAATTTAGTGACGGGTAGTTGACTGAAGAACCTTTTATTTTATTTTCAGTCGAATACCCCGCTAGCTTGCTGCGGGGATGAAAAACTTCCCCGGCAACCGTTAATAATAATATGATTTATCAATTCAATTTTTTGGTTGTTAACTCCTGCTCAAACTAAAGTGTTTATGGTTATTGTTTTCTTTAACGGAATTTGGAGCGGTGGCGCGAACATACCCTGTTGCTTGCGGCGGGGTGCGCCAGCGCAACTTTGATTTGTCCACAGTGCATTTTTTGAGCATGTTATGAAATATACTTGTTTTGAGTCAAAATTTGAGACTTTTTATTATTTTCTGGGTTTTTGATTGATTGCAGTCAATTGCCAGTGGAATTTATGGTAAATTTTGGCGATCCCAGAAGATTTTAAAAAGTCTCCAAAATTTAGATTCATTAGGGACAATCAAATTGATTGGTTTTGTAGCGTTATTAAGTCAACTATCCCTGAGCTAAACAGACTGTCCGACAATTCAATTTCAGGGCGAAAACATGCAAAAAATAAGGCATATAAGGCCTTTAAATCGAAAAAGAAGGATTTTGGATATTATTGGCAGTAATTGTCGGACAGCCTTTAAAGACTCAGGGGTTTCCTGCTGAGAATTTATGAACCAGAATCTAGAAGGAGGAGTGAAATGATAGAAATTATACAGGGGCTGCCGGAAAACATCTTGGCGGTTATTGCAAGCGGAAAGGTAACGGGAGAAGACTATGAAAAGGTGTTAATCCCTGCTATTGAAGATAAAATACGAAAGTACGGGAAGATTCGTATGCTCTATCAATTGGGCCAGGATTTCACGGGTTTTACCTATGATGCCATGTGGGACGACGCCAGGGTTGGCATATGGCACCTCACTGCATTTGAAAAAGTCGCAGTTGTCTCCGACGTGGACTGGATAATTGATGCAGTTAAAATATTTAAGTTTGTCATTCCCTGTCCTGTGAAAACCTTCAGAAATGAAGAGTTTCCTGAAGCAAAAGCCTGGATCATTGAATGATCCTCCACAGCTACCGTAATTCACTTTGTTCTATTTGATTTGTTCTATTTGATTTGTTCTATTCGCTTTGTTCTGGTGAATTTGCATTTTCCTCTTTTATTTACGGTTTTTCAGTAACTGAACCCCATAACTCGGAATGAAAAATATAGAGAATTAAAAAAGAAAAAGAAAAAGAAAAAGAAAAAGATTAAAAGGTATCAGGAGCTTTCTTCGTTTTTCCTGGATCGCTCCTGTCATTTCCCCTTCACTGAGATGGGATTAACACTTTATCTATTTGATGAATTACCCCATTGTTGGTCAGGATATCCGCTTCTGTTATGTTTGCGCCTCCGACCTGAATGCCATTAGCTGTCACATTGACAGCGAGTTCCCCCCTTCAAGGGTCTTGATAGCTGTCATTTTTTCAAGATCTTTTTTCATCAGTACTTTACCAGTAACATGGTAAGTTAAGACCTTCTTCAGTCCCTGTGTATTGTTCTTAAGCGCAGGAACAGCATAATCAGGAAGTTCGGCAAAGGCTTTATCAGTTGGAGCAAAAACAGTATATATTCCATCCTCAGCCAGAGTAGTCTCAAGCCCTGAAACGTTGATAAGCTCAACCAGGGTTACGAAGTTTTTGTCAGCTAATGTTTGCACAATATTTCTATCGCTTTTTTCTATAACATTTTCAATTTCTTGAGGTACATTTTCAGCTTCCTTTGTTAAATTCTCACTTTCATTTTCTATTTTTTGTGTTTCATTTTCCGGTGCTTTTTGAGAACAGCCGGAAGAAAATAACATTAGTGAGATCAGCATCAATGTAATAAGCATAACACCAAAAAGTTTTATTTTCCTGATAATCTCATCCCCCTTTCATAAACCCTCAGCAGGAAACCCCTGAGTCTTTAGCTCAGGGGAGAAATGCGTAAACTTCCCCATCCTGCTCTATTGAATTAGTTTTTTATCAATGTAATGAGGGCGAATAAATCGCCCTCCACCTACCAAAGTAGGGTAATGCGTATCCGAATTGAGGAGTCAATTCCGGAATCCGACCTCCTCTCGATCTGATATGGAAAGGTTTAACGATGCAAGCACTGTCCCTACCTCTCAGGACTGTTTAACCGGCATCCTTAGAGCCTTAAACTGAGGCGACATTCAAGGGTAACTATTTCTTTCCTATCGTTTACCGATTTTTCAAAGCTCCTAATCGGTGATCTGGTCAACCAGGGCTTGTTAGACAAGCCCCTGAGTCTTTAGCTCAGGGGTAGTTGACAAAACATGTATGTGGAAATATATCCCCTATGGATAATATATATTGGTCTTTATATAATTTATCTTCGACATTCTGCAACTTCGCCTCAAAACACTCTTAAAAAATCGATTCACTGAATGAAATAAAATCTCTGAGGAGCAGCGTCAAATACAACCGGTATTTTGTGTAGATTCTCTTTTTTGAGATCTCTTTTTGAATCAAACATAATCCCTATAAAAAATAGAATTGAGAATATAAAATTTTGTTTGAACTTATCTGAATTTCTGAATTAATAGATATTTTTGGACATGAATATTTACACGTAATTTCACTCCAAGTTATGTAACAATATAAAGTATAAAACACAAAATCTGAAATATAAAACACAAAATCTGAAATATAAAACACAAAATGTAAAGTATAAAACACAAAATAGAACATATAAAATATAAAATAGAACATATAAAACACAAAATCTGAAATATAAAATATGAAACGTAAAATATAAAACACAAACATAAGGGAGAAGATTTGTCCAGGACTTTTCTTATTTGCTTTCAGTGGTTCTTAGCCTTTGAAAATCCAAACAAAGAGCGAAATTTATTTGAAAGTGATATATTCCTTCAAATCCGATTTCAGAATCCTTTCAATCTCTCCCCAGCTACTGTCCCTGGTTTCCGTAAACATGTACCCGAAGAAGCCGTACATCTCATGATCGGCTTTCCTGAGTTCCAGGGGTTTTTCAAAGTCCGAAAGCAATTTTTCGTAATCAAACGCCTTTATTTTGTTCAAATCCAGATCTATCGGCCTGTTAAGCATAACGAGGCAGAAGCTCTTTTCCTCTTTGCCTTCGAGAAGCCTGTTCCAGTTTGGTTCAAGCTGCTCAAGGAAGTACCTGTAAGTGTTAATCCCATAGGCAAAGTATGCGATATCCGTTGTGCACCAGCCGGCAAAGCGCATAGGGTTCACCTCAATGGGCTGGATTCTCCTGTCGTTACCTATCCGCAATTCGATATGCAGAGGGAAATTCTTAAGCCCGGCAAGCTTTCCGATTTCCTTCAAAAGATCTTCAACAGTTTCCCTGTAGTTTTCTATAACGGCTTTTGAAGTAAAGTATACCCGGTCGCTAACATCGTTTTCCGAGGAAAAGATGTGCTTGAAAATATTGAGGACTACCGGCTTCCCTGCTCTGTTGAAGTAAGCATCAACCGCGAATTCTTCCCCTTCGATATTTTCTTCTATTATGAACTTTCCGGTATCAAGAACCTGCACCGGATAGCGTCCCTTAATTTCCTCGACTTCGGTGTTTATGCGCTGAAGGACTGAACCCCATTCTTCATCGGTTGAAACCTTGTGCACCCCGAGGCTAAAAAAGCCTACAACGGGCTTTATGATGAAAGGCTTTTTAATCTCCTCAACCCGGATCTCGTCCAGCTTTTCAAATTCAACTCCCTGGAAATAGAAGTCAGGGTAGATCCTTTCCAGCAGTTCTCTGAATTTTATTTTGTTCTTGAAAAGTTCAATTTTCGCAGGCAGCCCTGTAAAACCCAGATTTTCTGAAATCCAGCCAAGGGAATTTTCAGAATTGGAATAAAGGGGACATTCTCCCTTTTCTTTTATTAATTCAATAAACTCGGCTTCCTCAAGGAGCCTGAGCTTTTTTTTTGAGCTTATTTCAGCTGCCATTTCATTTTTTAAAACAGGAATCTGCATCTCTGCAGCAGTATCTTTTAAGAATTCAGAGACGTAGGGGTGGTCGAGGATTATCATTTTTCTAACCTTTTTTATGGAATTTCAGCTTGTAAACCTGAAGCCAGATAATAAGATAGGTTAGTAATATCTATTGTGGAGCTATTTATTATGGAGCTATTTATTATGGAGCTATTTATTATGGAGCTATTTATTTGGAGCTATTTATTTGGAGCTATTTATTATGGAGCTATTTATTATGGAGCTATTTATTATGGAGCTATTTTGAAGTTTGGTGCAACCTGCAACCACTGCTCTGTAATTCAATCATAACGATTCAGATGAGTAATTTAAAGACATGTCGGATAAGTCCGATAAAAGTTGACGCATTCCTCCCCTACCTGTCGTCTGATGCCTCCAAGGAAGGAGTCTCCTGCTTATGAAGATGAATACATTTGTCGCACCTGCGGAAAGTCAGTTTCAGGGCTACATACATATCTTTTTATCATAAAAGCCTGAAAACTCTTAATAAATTTCCAAAAATATAGGAAGACTAATATCAGAGTATGCCTATATAAATGATTTAATTATTAAAACCGGTCTCTTTTAATAGTATTTGACTGTTAATAGCATTTGACTGGAAAGGGGTTTTTAATATGTTCTCAGTGAACGAACAAAAAGCTATTGAACTTGGAGAATCTGGAGAAAAAGCAGTAAGGGAACAGAACGAATACGATGCGCTCCAATATATTGAATACCTCCGAGAACTCGGGGAAGAACTTCTCAGAGTAGATTTGCCCAATGTCGATTTTGAGAAAGATTTAAAGAGAGTTGCGATTTCACTCCGGAATATCGGCAACAAAGCTGTTCAGAAACAGATTGAAACTGTTGCATCCAATGCAGCAGAGGTTATTGGCACTCTTGCGGAACCTTCCATAGAAAAAAACTTCTCCAACGCCCTCTGGTCTTTTTCAAAGGCTGTGCAGGAAATCGGAAAAGGAGCCGCACAGGCGGAGATGCCTGGAGCTGCAGTAAGTGCTGTTAAGACCCTCGAAATAATAGGAAAAGGTGCCGTTGCAAAAAAGATGGAGGTTGTAACCCTCTGGACAACCATGTCCCTTGAAGAAATTGGCTACCTTGCAGGCAAAAAACAACTTCAAGATCTGAGCAACGCAGCAAAAACTGCCAGGGAGGAAATTATAAAAGCTTCCGAAGATAATGGGTTCATTACCAGGAAGCAGATTGTAATATATCCTCAACTTATCTCCCAGACACTAAGTGAATTCTCAGACATGCAGAATCTTCAGCCAGCAGGCTATGAAGGCAAGAAATCTAATGAGGAATTTACGGAAGAGGAATTCTTCGAAGAAGAAGCTGAGGAAGAAGAGCCTGAAACCGGGGCTTCAGGAAAAGGAAAATAATTATTTCAGTCGAATACCCCGCAGCTTGCTGCGGGGATGGATAACTTCCCCGAGAACCGTTGTTAACTATACGAGTTCTATTTTTACTACCTTTCTACTGAAAATGTAACGACAGCATAATTTCGAAATTTTATCTCTTTAAAGATTTCGAGCCATCAAGTGCTGGCAGCCTCATATCCAGGAATATGAGATCTAATCTATTTTTATGATTTTAAGGGCTCCAATCTCATTGAGGTTTCTGGACTCTCATAACCAAAAGAAACATAAAGAGTCCAGATACTCTCCATAAAGTACCCAATTACTTCCCCCAGGACCACAAATATTATTATTTAGAGGAATATCTACGAAATCGAAAGGATAATAAATGTTTGCTTTAGCTGGGTTGCCTGTTCCCGGGAGCTCTCAGCTCTATCTTAATCAATGCAAGAAGGAGGGGCTTGATTGAACAAACAGAATTTGACTTATATAGCCATTTTTTTCGTGCTTTTGATAGCTGTATTGATTTTTGCATCACAACTTCAAGGCCGTCCTTCAGGACCTGAAAGTCCGGCCGGTTTTGAGACTGTGACTGTTGAAGAAGCAAAGAAAATGATAGAAAAAGAAGAGGTATTTGTGCTTGATGTCCGTACCCCAGATGAGTTTAACGAATCTCATATCAAAGGGGCAACCCTTATTCCTGTTACAAATTCCGGCGGGTCAAATCTGAGCCCTGATCAGCTGCTGGGAGCTCGAATAAACGAAGTCCCCAAAAACCAAAAAATACTCGTTTACTGCAGGACAGGGTACAGAAGCACGTCTGCAAGCCAGATGCTGGTAGCTGCCGGATACTCAGATGTTTACAATATGCAGGGCGGGATCACCGCATGGACAGGTGCAGGGTATCCTGTTGTAAGTTAAGCAGACCGGAAAATTGACAGTTGATCTTCGGCTGTCCTGACGGTTTATTTATTGAAGTTCTGAAAAGTCCTGTAAGTTTCTCTCTGGGTTTATTTCAAACCTGGAAAAGTAGAAAAAGAATTACTTTTATTATAAAGGTAGATGGCAGGACAGAGAAATAGAACGGAAGATTGGATCAGCTGGGGTATAAGCATATTTATGCTTTTGCTGGCGGTTGTAGCCTGGAAGATTATGGACAAGAGTTGGAGCTCTTTCAACCATTTACCAGTCTATATTTATGCAGGAGTCCTTATATTCTACCTGCGGGCAGAAAAATTCGCATACAAAGGCTCGGGCCTTTCAGGAAGACAGTTTAATAAATGGACTCGTCACCTGCTCTTATTCTTCTGGTGGCTGCTTTTAATTGTCCCGGCTCTTGAATACATCCTTTTTCAGCGGTACAACTTTGTCGTTATAGTTGCAGGAACAATGCTGACGATATTTGGAACGGTCCTCCGGGCATGGGGAGTATGGACACTGGGTGAATATTTCTCTGTCCATATAGAGGTCAAGGACAAACATGAGCTTATCGAAAAAGGTCCATACAAATTTATCAGGCATCCGGCTTATGCAGGAAACATAATACAGGCGATAGGTATTCCTCTTATCCTCGATGCTTACTATTCCCTTGGCATATCGGCAGTGCTGATCTTCCTGTTCTTATACAGGTTGAAGCTCGAAGAAGAAGTCTTAATCCGGGAAGTCAACTACCCGCCAATAAATTGGCAGGCATGTAATATTGCTTCGGTTGACCAGCTTAAGTATTAATTTACTACGTTGGATTTGTCATAACACCTGCAGGTGCTTCCTCAGCTTGTAGCTCTGTTGTATAATATTAAAAGTTCTGTAGGGTAGGAACAGTGTATTATGCTTAACAAGTATTTCCAACATTAGCGAGAGGAGACACGAAAGTGCGTTACCGGAAGCAGGATTCATCTTACTTCTGAGATCGGAGAAATCCAATTATGATTTTCGTATTAAACAAAAACAAACAACCTTTAAGCCCCTGTCATTCAGCAGTTGCCAGAAAATTGCTGAAAACAGGAAAAGCGGTTATTCATAAAAAATATCCATTCACACTTCGGCTCAACGAGTTGAAAAATTCCGAAAATAAAGCTGAATTCCGATTAAAAATAGACTATGGAAGCCGACACACAGGGTTAGCTATCTTAAATGGTTCTAAAGTAATTGGGCTTGCTCAAATCCATCACAAAACCAGTATTAAAAGCAATATGGATAGCCGCAGAGCAATGCGGAGAACTCGACGAAATAGAACAACCAGGTATAGAAAACCCAGATTCAACAACAGAAAACGAAAAGAAGGTTGGCTTCCTCCATCCCTGCAAAGCAGGGTAGACAACATCCAAAATTGGGTTGCTAAACTGCAAAAGTTATGTCCTTTGACTCATATTTCGTATGAAAATACCAAATTTGATACCCAGCTAATGCAAAATCCTGAAATTTCAGGTGTTGAATATCAGCAGGGAGAACTTCAGGGATACGAAGTTAGGGAATATTTGCTTGAAAAATGGGGGAGAAAATGCGCATATTGCGGAGCAGAGAATGTTCCACTTGAAATAGAACATATAATTCCAAGAGCAAGAAAAGGAACTGACAGAGTTTCCAATCTAACATTAGCCTGCAGGACTTGCAATGAAGCAAAAGGAACCATGACAGCAGAAGAATTCGGGTATCCTGAGATTCAAAAACAAGCAAGAATACCACTGAGGGATGCTACACTCGTAACTGCTACACGATGGAAAGTCTACAACACACTCACAGAAAAGGGACTTGAAGTCGAATGTGGCACAGGTGCAAGGACGAAAATGAATAGAATCAGGTTGAATCTACCCAAAGATCATCATTTTGATGCAATTTGTGTTGGTGCTTCAACACCAAATAAAATAATATTCAAAACAAATTCAGTACTTCACATAAAAGCAAAAGGTAGAGGATCACATTGCAGAACCAATCTTGATAAGTACGGATTTCCTAGAGGGTATCTGACTAGACGAAAGAGTTTCTTTGGATTCCAGACCGGAGATATTGTTAAAGCGGTTGTTCCGAAAGGAAAATACAAAGGAATTCATTTTGGTGCTGTAGCTTGTAGAAAAACAGGTTATTTTGATGTTAAAAATAAAGAAGGTATTAGGATAGTGCAGGGAATTAATCATAAATATTGCAATATTTTGAGTAGAGCAGATGGATACGAATATGCCACAGAGCATTTGGAAGTTGACGGAATTCCTCCTACGACTGAAGTCATAGGCATCCTTCCTTAATTTATCGTGAAAGGGTACAGGGATTATGTAAAAAGAACGGATAGGTTGATCCCGAAGGTATGGTAGATCCAAAAAGTATTGTAGACCCAAAAAGTATAGTGGACCCTAAAAGTATGGTGGACTAAAATATCGCAGATTTAAATTATGATCAGCTCAAACAAAGATTTGTATATTTTTTTGTGCCCAAACATCAATAATTTATTGATTTAGATGTTCTCTTCTTAATCTTGATTGCTTCAATTTTTCTTTTTTAATTTCGGCCACTAGTAAATACAGTCTCATATATTTTCATATTTAACGCTCTACCGAAACTACTATATCTCTTGAAAAATATTTAATCATTTGGAGGGGTATATTTGAGGCGGATGGTATAAGAATTTCATATATTCCTGAACTCTCTGCTTTCATTTAAGATTCCAAACTCATTCAAAATTCCAAATTCATTTAAAATTCTAAAAAATTTAATAAGCAGGGCGGTTTAAAATATCTTTATTCTAATTTTCGGGGGCACAAAACGAAATGGTATTCTCTGTACTGGCACACGTTGACGTAATTCTTGGCTTTGCCATCTTCATCCTTACCATATTTTACAAATTTGAAGTCCCTTCGGTACTGGGCTTTCTCGTAACCGGAATGCTGATAGGACCGTATGGGCTTGGGATTCTGAACGGCGGGCAGAACATGGAGCTGAATGCCGAACTTGGCATCGTTTTCTTGCTTTTTACTATCGGAGTCGACCTTTCCTTAAAAGAGCTCTGGAAGATGAAAACGGCTGTAATGGCAGGAGGAATTCTCCAGATTCTCTTTACAACAGCTCTTACCTTCGTTGTCTGCACAGAACTGGGGTTTAGTCCTGCAACATCTGTTTTTATAGGATTCCTGATCTCGCTTAGCAGTACCGCAATAGTGCTTAAAGTCCTTCAGGATAGAAATGAAGTCTATACTCCACATGGAAAAACCTCACTCGCAATTCTGATATTTCAAGACCTCGCTATTGTACCTCTTATTCTGATAACTCCTATACTTGCAGGAAGTTCTGTGAGTTTTGAGGGCGCACTTCCAAATATTTTCTTCAAAGGTTCCCTGATTATTCTGGTTTTTATCCTGAGTGCCAAGTTTCTTGTCCCCTATATATTTTACCATGTAGGTAAGACAGGCAGCAAACAACTGTTCTTCGTCAGTGTTGTTTTCATCTGCTTATCAGCAGCTATCTTTACCTCCAGCATAGGGCTGTCTCTGGCTCTGGGAGCCTTTTTAGCCGGCATCATTATCTCAGGGTCTCAATACAGCCATCAGGCAATGGGTAATATCCTGCCTTTGAAAGACATGTTCATGAGCTTTTTTTTCGTGTCTATAGGCATGCTTCTGGATATCGGTTATCTGCTTGATCACCTTCCTCTTCTTATTCTTGCAACGATCTCTCTAATTGTCATAAAATTAATCGCCGGAGTGGGTGTGACTTTCCTTCTTGGATCTCCACTCCGCACAACTATACTTACAGGATTTGCACTGTCTCAGGTAGGGGAATTCTCTTTTGTCCTTTCCAGGCTGGGACTTGAATATTCTCTCCTGACAGAGGAAACCTATCAGGCATTTCTGGCAGTCTCCATCATTACTATGGGAGTTACACCCTTTGTGATTAATGC is drawn from Methanosarcina lacustris Z-7289 and contains these coding sequences:
- a CDS encoding SulP family inorganic anion transporter; translated protein: MNLEFPFYEDIRVNMNPAKNPRRSFHLSLFQGILPLNVKQIPLEIVAGITFAAFAIPEVMGYTRIAGMPLVTGVYTILLPMLVFAIFGSSRHLVVGADSATAAIIASGLGTMALPESPQYIAYASMIALLAAILLLLAGILQLGFLADFLSHTVLIGFLTGVGIRISISQLSGIFGIPQGAYGTPMQTASFFPDLALINLPTFLVSLSVIGIIVLSGRIGNKFPSALLAIFGAIAASWVLDLSSYGVTILGTFPGGLPHLSFPQVPLSDVPKILDLSVACFIVILAQSAATSRAYAMKFSDTFNENVDLIGLSLANAVAGISGTFVVNGSPTKTEMVKSAGGRTQLTQLTTVLTVLMVLLFFTRPFAYLPRAVLSSMVFLIGLRLIDIEGMTALHKQRPVEFAVALITAMTVVVIGVEQGIVIAVVLSIIAHLRHSYRPLNLLLVPKGGGTMRTIPLEKGQQAVEGLLIYRFGSNLYFANENRFTEEIIELAKKNISLKWFCISATNIGDIDFTAVEALKKVYTQLQKLGITLVLSEVVPPVMNELDRDGITGMIGKDHIFESVQDVIEAYKNSIDSSR
- a CDS encoding SpoIIAA family protein, which translates into the protein MIEIIQGLPENILAVIASGKVTGEDYEKVLIPAIEDKIRKYGKIRMLYQLGQDFTGFTYDAMWDDARVGIWHLTAFEKVAVVSDVDWIIDAVKIFKFVIPCPVKTFRNEEFPEAKAWIIE
- a CDS encoding ATP-grasp domain-containing protein; this encodes MIILDHPYVSEFLKDTAAEMQIPVLKNEMAAEISSKKKLRLLEEAEFIELIKEKGECPLYSNSENSLGWISENLGFTGLPAKIELFKNKIKFRELLERIYPDFYFQGVEFEKLDEIRVEEIKKPFIIKPVVGFFSLGVHKVSTDEEWGSVLQRINTEVEEIKGRYPVQVLDTGKFIIEENIEGEEFAVDAYFNRAGKPVVLNIFKHIFSSENDVSDRVYFTSKAVIENYRETVEDLLKEIGKLAGLKNFPLHIELRIGNDRRIQPIEVNPMRFAGWCTTDIAYFAYGINTYRYFLEQLEPNWNRLLEGKEEKSFCLVMLNRPIDLDLNKIKAFDYEKLLSDFEKPLELRKADHEMYGFFGYMFTETRDSSWGEIERILKSDLKEYITFK
- a CDS encoding rhodanese-like domain-containing protein, producing MNKQNLTYIAIFFVLLIAVLIFASQLQGRPSGPESPAGFETVTVEEAKKMIEKEEVFVLDVRTPDEFNESHIKGATLIPVTNSGGSNLSPDQLLGARINEVPKNQKILVYCRTGYRSTSASQMLVAAGYSDVYNMQGGITAWTGAGYPVVS
- a CDS encoding methyltransferase family protein produces the protein MAGQRNRTEDWISWGISIFMLLLAVVAWKIMDKSWSSFNHLPVYIYAGVLIFYLRAEKFAYKGSGLSGRQFNKWTRHLLLFFWWLLLIVPALEYILFQRYNFVVIVAGTMLTIFGTVLRAWGVWTLGEYFSVHIEVKDKHELIEKGPYKFIRHPAYAGNIIQAIGIPLILDAYYSLGISAVLIFLFLYRLKLEEEVLIREVNYPPINWQACNIASVDQLKY
- the iscB gene encoding RNA-guided endonuclease IscB, which produces MIFVLNKNKQPLSPCHSAVARKLLKTGKAVIHKKYPFTLRLNELKNSENKAEFRLKIDYGSRHTGLAILNGSKVIGLAQIHHKTSIKSNMDSRRAMRRTRRNRTTRYRKPRFNNRKRKEGWLPPSLQSRVDNIQNWVAKLQKLCPLTHISYENTKFDTQLMQNPEISGVEYQQGELQGYEVREYLLEKWGRKCAYCGAENVPLEIEHIIPRARKGTDRVSNLTLACRTCNEAKGTMTAEEFGYPEIQKQARIPLRDATLVTATRWKVYNTLTEKGLEVECGTGARTKMNRIRLNLPKDHHFDAICVGASTPNKIIFKTNSVLHIKAKGRGSHCRTNLDKYGFPRGYLTRRKSFFGFQTGDIVKAVVPKGKYKGIHFGAVACRKTGYFDVKNKEGIRIVQGINHKYCNILSRADGYEYATEHLEVDGIPPTTEVIGILP